A single genomic interval of Camelina sativa cultivar DH55 chromosome 11, Cs, whole genome shotgun sequence harbors:
- the LOC104722515 gene encoding protein MODIFIER OF SNC1 1 isoform X5, translating into MTSSTTGDRSRWGTTRRSGMTILGKVAVPKPINLPSQRLENQGLDPNVEIVPKGTLSWGSKSSLNAWGTSSLSPRTESGPGSPSHLSNRPSSGGSVTRPSTADSNKAHDSSSSVAWDSNSRPSSASGVYPSNQASVALQRPHSADTRPGSSQLSRFAEHVSETSETWGQHVPGEKLGVAPSKNDGFSLTSGDFPSLGTEKESSEKSTRPQDAGPRSRPPSSSGRSVEEQGVDCTKEANERIGDANSWRRDDQPYSEDAHRHCREEGQLDSRGPQSYFNANFPHQYDAWRGPPVNNHQGGGWYRGNHPYGAPMGPGGFHMDPFPFYPTQVPPAPGHGARPRGNHSSNERMFRPPMLDSYVHPRMQSRPGFYVGPAPPEGYYGPPRGYGNPSNRDLPFAGRPAGPHTYNNHSGQGGYDMPGSEPPHSQETHRPYNEPSQSQQTQRPYNEPSHSQETHRPYKVLLKHQDGRFGEDKAKREEFLGNRLPNAEKVTQQLQTSRNERIENRNEASGEVQPAKAELSASGDSSLIQKIEGLNAKTRTNDGWQNASFVVNKDDQESKPRTVNSGNAVNKVSAKNPRTGHASDSKNSLHSNQGDPATSKNAELAATSGNAVSRRSTQQTQGRADPQTKRIVNSEGNDGWQKTTVMSGSSRATLATNSESIREVNVDDSSNTDSIRRPGSGILADPNDNQRSTMRELARQRAQQRQKEEEERARDQRAKALAKLEELNRRSQVSEEGSVKNMEAASNASLSDMPKDPGSHSPDTVTAANSVEPTLGSGKNTRASTEYANNVGPTQQDNLPRDRDGTALKQKRLGYKQVFEKKTAGSSVATTEVFDVVPSPQVVNEGVSSHISDMPATSSVSTESTFTKRKNNRNGKKKHKAEETTMLTTTRAAIGKEKKSGDESTEVGKARAVEMDLGSVSVPSLDIKVSGDSSEQISSFTNEESQNRAKNNWKSQHVRRTQRNSLVKKPAEKFPGNNAVMWAPVHPQQKADVSTGVGSQNTLPEFGTSSKSQHQGQTSSKSKRVEIERYVAKPIVKEMAEHNVSKSLVTAAAPDMSENVNQKENRGGEGTGILQPSGSTAGKSRSPSKSRHGNGRQGKHGREHGSWHQRGSGAPSKALEDGQFVNSNQPIQGTVNYHSSNQTEKISSKDQTTCNDDGWNDGWYMTPETHYSAAEEVEASAVGRDQGMGIHGKQHASRSNKDGGSNYGDPKKANKKDFNKAHMQNSGQGFSQPDLPVASKESRGPGDQVWHTANRTGKYGGRESTREKTYGSQKKDVAGYEHQGVSTEQKMTPADTQQAQSQNRSTNKDVQVEHNPNSMFQKNTGQGRRFGRGHESQGGWGLAAQENMPHHHQRPTSNRDSQKQNVHYEYKPVGSHTYDGERNREQQPKDTEGPRYREKGQGQQRHGGYQQQRGTSGRNTGHGFAGERY; encoded by the exons ATGACCTCTAGCACCACAGGAGATCGaag CAGATGGGGTACTACAAGAAGAAGTGGCATGACTATATTGGGAAAGGTTGCTGTTCCAAAACCGATTAATTTACCAAGCCAAAG GTTAGAGAACCAAGGCCTTGACCCTAACGTGGAAATTGTTCCAAA GGGAACCCTTAGTTGGGGTAGTAAATCATCACTGAATGCTTGGGGGACATCATCGTTGTCACCACGAACTGAAAGTGGCCCTGGTTCACCAAGCCACCTCAGTAATCGACCTTCTTCTGGTGGAAGTGTCACTCGACCTTCAACTGCTGATAGTAACAAAGCAcatgactcttcttcttctgttgcatGGGATTCAAACTCTCGGCCTTCATCAGCATCTGGGGTGTATCCATCTAATCAGGCATCAGTTGCACTACAACGTCCACATAGTGCAGACACAAGACCAGGAAGTTCCCAGTTATCCCGATTTGCTGAACACGTGTCAGAGACTTCTGAAACATGGGGTCAACATGTGCCGGGAGAGAAGTTG GGAGTTGCTCCATCAAAGAATGATGGATTTTCTTTGACTTCTGGAGATTTTCCTTCCCTTGGTACTGAAAAAGAGAGTTCTGAAAAGAGCACAAGGCCACAAG ATGCTGGACCTCGCTCTCGTCCTCCATCTTCGTCTGGAAGATCTGTAGAAGAGCAAGGTGTAGATTGCACAAAAG AAGCTAATGAACGGATTGGAGATGCCAATTCCTGGAGAAGAGATGATCAGCCATACAGTGAAGATGCACATAGACATTGTAGAGAAGAAGGGCAATTGGACTCCCGTGGTCCACAATCTTATTTTAATGCTAATTTTCCTCATCAGTATGATGCTTGGCGTGGTCCTCCAGTAAATAATCATCAAGGTGGTGGCTGGTACAGAGGGAACCACCCATATGGTGCCCCAATGGGTCCTGGGGGTTTTCACATGGACCCTTTTCCATTTTATCCTACACAAGTTCCACCTGCTCCTGGACATGGGGCTCGTCCTAGGGGTAATCACTCTAGTAATGAAAGGATGTTCAGACCTCCAATGCTTGATTCTTATGTACACCCAAGGATGCAGTCTAGGCCTGGGTTTTATGTTGGTCCAGCGCCGCCCGAAGGCTACTATGGTCCTCCCAGGGGGTATGGCAATCCCAGCAACAGAGACCTGCCTTTTGCAGGTAGGCCTGCTGGTCCGCATACTTATAACAATCATTCTGGTCAAGGTGGATATGATATGCCTGGAAGCGAGCCACCACATTCGCAAGAAACACATAGGCCATACAACGAGCCATCACAATCTCAACAAACACAAAGGCCATACAACGAGCCATCACATTCTCAAGAAACACATAGGCCATACAAGGTTCTCTTAAAGCACCAAGATGGGAGGTTCGGGGAAGATAAAGCAAAGCGGGAAGAATTTCTAGGAAATAGGCTCCCGAATGCAGAGAAGGTAACTCAACAGCTGCAAACTTCAAGAAACGAGAGGATAGAAAACAGAAATGAGGCAAGTGGTGAAGTACAACCAGCTAAGGCAGAACTTTCTGCTTCCGGAGATTCCAGTTTGATTCAGAAAATCGAGGGCTTAAATGCTAAAACTAGAACTAATGATGGTTGGCAAAATGCATCATTTGTCGTCAATAAAGATGATCAGGAAAGCAAACCACGTACAGTCAATTCTGGGAACGCCGTAAATAAAGTTTCAGCAAAAAATCCTCGAACTGGTCATGCCAGTGATAGTAAGAACTCATTACACTCTAATCAAGGTGATCCCGCCACAAGCAAAAATGCTGAGCTGGCAGCTACGAGTGGAAATGCCGTATCCAG GAGATCTACTCAACAGACTCAAGGCAGAGCAGACCCCCAGACCAAACGAATAGTGAACAGTGAAGGCAACGATGGTTGGCAGAAGACAACTGTAATGTCAGGCTCCTCCCGTGCAACTTTAGCGACAAACTCAGAAAGCATTCGCGAGGTTAATGTAGATGACTCTTCAAATACCGATTCCATCAGGAGGCCTGGGTCTGGAATATTAGCAGACCCAAACGATAACCAG CGTTCTACGATGAGAGAGTTAGCCAGGCAGCGAGCTCAACAGAGGcagaaagaggaggaagaaagagCAAGAGATCAGCGGGCTAAGGCTCTTGCAAAACTAGAAGAGTTGAATAGACGTTCCCAAGTATCTGAGGAGGGTTCAGTCAAGAACATGGAAGCTGCATCTAATGCTTCTCTTTCAGACATGCCAAAAGACCCTGGGTCTCATTCACCAGACACTGTTACAGCTGCAAATTCCGTAGAACCTACTTTAGGATCAGGAAAAAACACGAGGGCTTCAACAGAATATGCAAATAATGTGGGCCCTACCCAACAGGATAATCTTCCACGTGATCGTGATGGCACTGCCTTAAAACAAAAGCGTTTGGGTTATAAGCAGGTATTTGAGAAAAAAACGGCAGGAAGCTCCGTTGCTACTACTGAGGTGTTCGATGTTGTTCCATCTCCTCAGGTTGTTAATGAAGGTGTCTCAAGCCATATCTCAGACATGCCAGCAACGTCAAGCGTTTCAACTGAGTCAACTTtcacgaaaagaaaaaataacaggAATGGTAAGAAAAAGCACAAGGCTGAGGAGACAACAATGTTGACTACGACAAGAGCTGccattggaaaagaaaaaaaatcgggAGATGAGTCAACTGAGGTTGGTAAGGCAAGGGCAGTTGAAATGGATTTGGGGTCTGTTTCAGTTCCAAGCTTGGATATCAAAGTGTCTGGTGATTCGTCTGAACAAATCAGTTCCTTCACTAATGAAGAGtctcaaaacagagcaaaaaacaACTGGAAATCTCAACATGTGCGTAGGACTCAAAGAAACTCACTGGTAAAAAAGCCTGCAGAGAAATTTCCTGGTAACAATGCTGTTATGTGGGCTCCGGTACATCCACAGCAGAAAGCTGATGTTTCAACAGGTGTAGGGAGTCAGAACACTCTCCCTGAATTTGGCACCTCTTCGAAGAGTCAGCATCAAGGGCAGACTAGCTCTAAAAGTAAAAGAGTGGAGATTGAAAGATATGTAGCGAAGCCCATAGTAAAGGAAATGGCTGAGCATAACGTCAGTAAAAGTCTAGTAACAGCGGCTGCTCCAGATATGTCGGAGAATGTAAACCAGAAAGAAAATCGTGGAGGTGAAGGTACAGGAATTCTCCAACCTTCTGGTTCAACTGCAGGCAAATCTAGGTCTCCTTCAAAGTCAAGACACGGGAATGGTAGGCAGGGAAAGCATGGTAGAGAACATGGATCATGGCACCAGAGAGGTTCTGGAGCACCTAGTAAAGCTTTGGAGGATGGACAATTTGTAAACTCAAATCAGCCCATCCAAGGAACAGTGAACTATCACTCTAGTAATCAAACCGAAAAAATTTCTTCTAAGGATCAAACCACATGTAATGATGATGGATGGAACGATGGCTGGTATATGACTCCTGAAACGCATTACTCTGCTGCTGAAGAAGTGGAAGCAAGTGCTGTTGGAAGAGATCAAGGAATGGGCATTCACGGCAAGCAGCATGCTTCCAGAAGCAACAAAGATGGAGGAAGTAACTATGGTGACCCTAAAAAAGCCAATAAGAAGGATTTCAATAAAGCTCATATGCAGAACTCTGGCCAGGGGTTTAGTCAACCAGATCTTCCCGTTGCTTCAAAAGAAAGCCGTGGCCCTGGAGATCAAGTGTGGCATACAGCTAATAGGACAGGTAAGTATGGAGGTCGTGAAAGTACGAGGGAGAAAACTTATGGATCTCAGAAAAAAGATGTTGCTGGATACGAGCATCAAGGGGTTTCTACAGAACAGAAAATGACACCAGCTGATACACAACAAGCCCAGTCGCAAAACCGATCTACCAATAAGGATGTCCAGGTTGAGCATAATCCGAATAGTATGTTCCAAAAGAACACAGGGCAGGGTCGACGATTTGGAAGAGGGCATGAGTCTCAAGGAGGCTGGGGCTTAGCGGCGCAAGAGAATATGCCCCATCACCATCAGAGGCCAACTTCAAACAGAGATAGCCAGAAGCAAAATGTGCATTATGAATACAAACCTGTTGGGTCTCATACTTATGATGGAGAACGTAATCGAGAACAACAACCGAAAGATACAGAAGGTCCAAGATACAGGGAGAAGGGACAGGGGCAGCAAAGGCATGGTGGATACCAACAGCAAAGGGGTACCAGTGGGAGAAACACTGGTCATGGATTCGCAGGTGAGAGATACTAA
- the LOC104722515 gene encoding protein MODIFIER OF SNC1 1 isoform X8 — translation MTSSTTGDRRWGTTRRSGMTILGKVAVPKPINLPSQRLENQGLDPNVEIVPKGTLSWGSKSSLNAWGTSSLSPRTESGPGSPSHLSNRPSSGGSVTRPSTADSNKAHDSSSSVAWDSNSRPSSASGVYPSNQASVALQRPHSADTRPGSSQLSRFAEHVSETSETWGQHVPGEKLGVAPSKNDGFSLTSGDFPSLGTEKESSEKSTRPQDAGPRSRPPSSSGRSVEEQGVDCTKEANERIGDANSWRRDDQPYSEDAHRHCREEGQLDSRGPQSYFNANFPHQYDAWRGPPVNNHQGGGWYRGNHPYGAPMGPGGFHMDPFPFYPTQVPPAPGHGARPRGNHSSNERMFRPPMLDSYVHPRMQSRPGFYVGPAPPEGYYGPPRGYGNPSNRDLPFAGRPAGPHTYNNHSGQGGYDMPGSEPPHSQETHRPYNEPSQSQQTQRPYNEPSHSQETHRPYKVLLKHQDGRFGEDKAKREEFLGNRLPNAEKVTQQLQTSRNERIENRNEASGEVQPAKAELSASGDSSLIQKIEGLNAKTRTNDGWQNASFVVNKDDQESKPRTVNSGNAVNKVSAKNPRTGHASDSKNSLHSNQGDPATSKNAELAATSGNAVSRRSTQQTQGRADPQTKRIVNSEGNDGWQKTTVMSGSSRATLATNSESIREVNVDDSSNTDSIRRPGSGILADPNDNQRSTMRELARQRAQQRQKEEEERARDQRAKALAKLEELNRRSQVSEEGSVKNMEAASNASLSDMPKDPGSHSPDTVTAANSVEPTLGSGKNTRASTEYANNVGPTQQDNLPRDRDGTALKQKRLGYKQVFEKKTAGSSVATTEVFDVVPSPQVVNEGVSSHISDMPATSSVSTESTFTKRKNNRNGKKKHKAEETTMLTTTRAAIGKEKKSGDESTEVGKARAVEMDLGSVSVPSLDIKVSGDSSEQISSFTNEESQNRAKNNWKSQHVRRTQRNSLVKKPAEKFPGNNAVMWAPVHPQQKADVSTGVGSQNTLPEFGTSSKSQHQGQTSSKSKRVEIERYVAKPIVKEMAEHNVSKSLVTAAAPDMSENVNQKENRGGEGTGILQPSGSTAGKSRSPSKSRHGNGRQGKHGREHGSWHQRGSGAPSKALEDGQFVNSNQPIQGTVNYHSSNQTEKISSKDQTTCNDDGWNDGWYMTPETHYSAAEEVEASAVGRDQGMGIHGKQHASRSNKDGGSNYGDPKKANKKDFNKAHMQNSGQGFSQPDLPVASKESRGPGDQVWHTANRTGKYGGRESTREKTYGSQKKDVAGYEHQGVSTEQKMTPADTQQAQSQNRSTNKDVQVEHNPNSMFQKNTGQGRRFGRGHESQGGWGLAAQENMPHHHQRPTSNRDSQKQNVHYEYKPVGSHTYDGERNREQQPKDTEGPRYREKGQGQQRHGGYQQQRGTSGRNTGHGFAGERY, via the exons ATGACCTCTAGCACCACAGGAGATCGaag ATGGGGTACTACAAGAAGAAGTGGCATGACTATATTGGGAAAGGTTGCTGTTCCAAAACCGATTAATTTACCAAGCCAAAG GTTAGAGAACCAAGGCCTTGACCCTAACGTGGAAATTGTTCCAAA GGGAACCCTTAGTTGGGGTAGTAAATCATCACTGAATGCTTGGGGGACATCATCGTTGTCACCACGAACTGAAAGTGGCCCTGGTTCACCAAGCCACCTCAGTAATCGACCTTCTTCTGGTGGAAGTGTCACTCGACCTTCAACTGCTGATAGTAACAAAGCAcatgactcttcttcttctgttgcatGGGATTCAAACTCTCGGCCTTCATCAGCATCTGGGGTGTATCCATCTAATCAGGCATCAGTTGCACTACAACGTCCACATAGTGCAGACACAAGACCAGGAAGTTCCCAGTTATCCCGATTTGCTGAACACGTGTCAGAGACTTCTGAAACATGGGGTCAACATGTGCCGGGAGAGAAGTTG GGAGTTGCTCCATCAAAGAATGATGGATTTTCTTTGACTTCTGGAGATTTTCCTTCCCTTGGTACTGAAAAAGAGAGTTCTGAAAAGAGCACAAGGCCACAAG ATGCTGGACCTCGCTCTCGTCCTCCATCTTCGTCTGGAAGATCTGTAGAAGAGCAAGGTGTAGATTGCACAAAAG AAGCTAATGAACGGATTGGAGATGCCAATTCCTGGAGAAGAGATGATCAGCCATACAGTGAAGATGCACATAGACATTGTAGAGAAGAAGGGCAATTGGACTCCCGTGGTCCACAATCTTATTTTAATGCTAATTTTCCTCATCAGTATGATGCTTGGCGTGGTCCTCCAGTAAATAATCATCAAGGTGGTGGCTGGTACAGAGGGAACCACCCATATGGTGCCCCAATGGGTCCTGGGGGTTTTCACATGGACCCTTTTCCATTTTATCCTACACAAGTTCCACCTGCTCCTGGACATGGGGCTCGTCCTAGGGGTAATCACTCTAGTAATGAAAGGATGTTCAGACCTCCAATGCTTGATTCTTATGTACACCCAAGGATGCAGTCTAGGCCTGGGTTTTATGTTGGTCCAGCGCCGCCCGAAGGCTACTATGGTCCTCCCAGGGGGTATGGCAATCCCAGCAACAGAGACCTGCCTTTTGCAGGTAGGCCTGCTGGTCCGCATACTTATAACAATCATTCTGGTCAAGGTGGATATGATATGCCTGGAAGCGAGCCACCACATTCGCAAGAAACACATAGGCCATACAACGAGCCATCACAATCTCAACAAACACAAAGGCCATACAACGAGCCATCACATTCTCAAGAAACACATAGGCCATACAAGGTTCTCTTAAAGCACCAAGATGGGAGGTTCGGGGAAGATAAAGCAAAGCGGGAAGAATTTCTAGGAAATAGGCTCCCGAATGCAGAGAAGGTAACTCAACAGCTGCAAACTTCAAGAAACGAGAGGATAGAAAACAGAAATGAGGCAAGTGGTGAAGTACAACCAGCTAAGGCAGAACTTTCTGCTTCCGGAGATTCCAGTTTGATTCAGAAAATCGAGGGCTTAAATGCTAAAACTAGAACTAATGATGGTTGGCAAAATGCATCATTTGTCGTCAATAAAGATGATCAGGAAAGCAAACCACGTACAGTCAATTCTGGGAACGCCGTAAATAAAGTTTCAGCAAAAAATCCTCGAACTGGTCATGCCAGTGATAGTAAGAACTCATTACACTCTAATCAAGGTGATCCCGCCACAAGCAAAAATGCTGAGCTGGCAGCTACGAGTGGAAATGCCGTATCCAG GAGATCTACTCAACAGACTCAAGGCAGAGCAGACCCCCAGACCAAACGAATAGTGAACAGTGAAGGCAACGATGGTTGGCAGAAGACAACTGTAATGTCAGGCTCCTCCCGTGCAACTTTAGCGACAAACTCAGAAAGCATTCGCGAGGTTAATGTAGATGACTCTTCAAATACCGATTCCATCAGGAGGCCTGGGTCTGGAATATTAGCAGACCCAAACGATAACCAG CGTTCTACGATGAGAGAGTTAGCCAGGCAGCGAGCTCAACAGAGGcagaaagaggaggaagaaagagCAAGAGATCAGCGGGCTAAGGCTCTTGCAAAACTAGAAGAGTTGAATAGACGTTCCCAAGTATCTGAGGAGGGTTCAGTCAAGAACATGGAAGCTGCATCTAATGCTTCTCTTTCAGACATGCCAAAAGACCCTGGGTCTCATTCACCAGACACTGTTACAGCTGCAAATTCCGTAGAACCTACTTTAGGATCAGGAAAAAACACGAGGGCTTCAACAGAATATGCAAATAATGTGGGCCCTACCCAACAGGATAATCTTCCACGTGATCGTGATGGCACTGCCTTAAAACAAAAGCGTTTGGGTTATAAGCAGGTATTTGAGAAAAAAACGGCAGGAAGCTCCGTTGCTACTACTGAGGTGTTCGATGTTGTTCCATCTCCTCAGGTTGTTAATGAAGGTGTCTCAAGCCATATCTCAGACATGCCAGCAACGTCAAGCGTTTCAACTGAGTCAACTTtcacgaaaagaaaaaataacaggAATGGTAAGAAAAAGCACAAGGCTGAGGAGACAACAATGTTGACTACGACAAGAGCTGccattggaaaagaaaaaaaatcgggAGATGAGTCAACTGAGGTTGGTAAGGCAAGGGCAGTTGAAATGGATTTGGGGTCTGTTTCAGTTCCAAGCTTGGATATCAAAGTGTCTGGTGATTCGTCTGAACAAATCAGTTCCTTCACTAATGAAGAGtctcaaaacagagcaaaaaacaACTGGAAATCTCAACATGTGCGTAGGACTCAAAGAAACTCACTGGTAAAAAAGCCTGCAGAGAAATTTCCTGGTAACAATGCTGTTATGTGGGCTCCGGTACATCCACAGCAGAAAGCTGATGTTTCAACAGGTGTAGGGAGTCAGAACACTCTCCCTGAATTTGGCACCTCTTCGAAGAGTCAGCATCAAGGGCAGACTAGCTCTAAAAGTAAAAGAGTGGAGATTGAAAGATATGTAGCGAAGCCCATAGTAAAGGAAATGGCTGAGCATAACGTCAGTAAAAGTCTAGTAACAGCGGCTGCTCCAGATATGTCGGAGAATGTAAACCAGAAAGAAAATCGTGGAGGTGAAGGTACAGGAATTCTCCAACCTTCTGGTTCAACTGCAGGCAAATCTAGGTCTCCTTCAAAGTCAAGACACGGGAATGGTAGGCAGGGAAAGCATGGTAGAGAACATGGATCATGGCACCAGAGAGGTTCTGGAGCACCTAGTAAAGCTTTGGAGGATGGACAATTTGTAAACTCAAATCAGCCCATCCAAGGAACAGTGAACTATCACTCTAGTAATCAAACCGAAAAAATTTCTTCTAAGGATCAAACCACATGTAATGATGATGGATGGAACGATGGCTGGTATATGACTCCTGAAACGCATTACTCTGCTGCTGAAGAAGTGGAAGCAAGTGCTGTTGGAAGAGATCAAGGAATGGGCATTCACGGCAAGCAGCATGCTTCCAGAAGCAACAAAGATGGAGGAAGTAACTATGGTGACCCTAAAAAAGCCAATAAGAAGGATTTCAATAAAGCTCATATGCAGAACTCTGGCCAGGGGTTTAGTCAACCAGATCTTCCCGTTGCTTCAAAAGAAAGCCGTGGCCCTGGAGATCAAGTGTGGCATACAGCTAATAGGACAGGTAAGTATGGAGGTCGTGAAAGTACGAGGGAGAAAACTTATGGATCTCAGAAAAAAGATGTTGCTGGATACGAGCATCAAGGGGTTTCTACAGAACAGAAAATGACACCAGCTGATACACAACAAGCCCAGTCGCAAAACCGATCTACCAATAAGGATGTCCAGGTTGAGCATAATCCGAATAGTATGTTCCAAAAGAACACAGGGCAGGGTCGACGATTTGGAAGAGGGCATGAGTCTCAAGGAGGCTGGGGCTTAGCGGCGCAAGAGAATATGCCCCATCACCATCAGAGGCCAACTTCAAACAGAGATAGCCAGAAGCAAAATGTGCATTATGAATACAAACCTGTTGGGTCTCATACTTATGATGGAGAACGTAATCGAGAACAACAACCGAAAGATACAGAAGGTCCAAGATACAGGGAGAAGGGACAGGGGCAGCAAAGGCATGGTGGATACCAACAGCAAAGGGGTACCAGTGGGAGAAACACTGGTCATGGATTCGCAGGTGAGAGATACTAA